The Dethiosulfovibrio peptidovorans genome contains the following window.
AGGCTCATCCCAAAGATCAAATGCCTGAGGCGTTGGCTCTCCTTCTTGGACCTCCAAGGCACTCCAGTCAATGGAATCAGCATGTAATCTGGGTGTCGTCCCAGTTTTAAGTCGACCCATAGAAAAGCCCATAGAACGAAGAGAATCAGCCAAGCCATGGGCTGGGATTTGTCCTAAGGGCCCAGATGGAAAGGTAACATGACCGATGTGAACCTGACCGTTTAAATACGTCCCCGTCGTGAGTATGAGCGATCGACCGGTATATTCTTGACCATATAAGGTTTGAACTTGAAATCTTCGACTTCCCTGTATCCTGAAACCGACCACCATATCCTGGCTCATATCTAATCCAGGCTGACTCTGAATAGCCGAGATATAGTGACGATGATAGTCGTGAAGGTCACACTGTGCTCTGAGTGCCTGAACAGCCGGTCCTTTAGACGTATTAAGCCAACGCATCATAATAGCTGATCGATCAGTCGCTCGAGCTTGTTCTCCCCCAAGGGCTGATATCTCACGAACGAGATGGCCCTTGGCTGGACCACCGATGGAAGGATTACAGGGCATGAGAGCCACGTTATCCAGATACAGGTTTAGAAGGAGTGTTCGAGCCCCCATGCGGGAGGCAACCAGAGAGGCTTCACATCCGGCATGACCACCTCCCACCACGATCACGTCATACAGACCACTGTTCATGATCCAGATTTTTCTTCCCGGGAAAACACGTAGGTCAGAACGGTTGTGTGTTTTGTAGCTGAACGACGATCACAAGCGAGAGATATGGTCACTCCATCCGCGGACCAAATTTGAGTTTCTCCTCCGTC
Protein-coding sequences here:
- a CDS encoding tRNA uridine-5-carboxymethylaminomethyl(34) synthesis enzyme MnmG produces the protein MNSGLYDVIVVGGGHAGCEASLVASRMGARTLLLNLYLDNVALMPCNPSIGGPAKGHLVREISALGGEQARATDRSAIMMRWLNTSKGPAVQALRAQCDLHDYHRHYISAIQSQPGLDMSQDMVVGFRIQGSRRFQVQTLYGQEYTGRSLILTTGTYLNGQVHIGHVTFPSGPLGQIPAHGLADSLRSMGFSMGRLKTGTTPRLHADSIDWSALEVQEGEPTPQAFDLWDEPQIYRYGTCWIGKTTSETHRIITDNLNRSPIVTGAITGRGPRYCPSIESKVMQFPEKNSHILF